The stretch of DNA CCTCGGTGCCCGGCCGGTCGACGGCCGCGGCCGCGGCCCGGTGCACCGGCAGGACCTCCTCCGGCGCCTCCTCCGCCTCCTCCAGCTCGGGCAGCAGGCCCAGGGCCACGCAGGCCGAGGGGAGCACCACCGATGCGGCGGCCGCGTAGCCGCGCGCCGAGGGGTGGAACCGGTCCGGGCCGAACAGCTCTTCGGGGCGCGCCCAGAACTCGTCGGCCAGCAGGTCGGTCAGCGAGACGGTGCGCCCGCCGGCCTCCACCACCGCGACGGTCTGCGCGGCCGCCAGCCGGCGGGAGGCGCGCCGCGCGACGGACCGCAGCGGCCACCCGATCGGGCGGACGCTGCCCAGGTCGGGGCAGGTGGCCACGACGACCTCGGTGCCGCCCGCGCGCAGCCGGCGCACCGCGCCGCGCAGGTGGTCGGCGGAGTCGGCGGGGCGGGTCAGCCGGATCACGTCGTTGGCGCCGATGAACACCACGGCCACATCGACCGGGGCGCCGCGCAACCGGTCCAGCTGGGAGTCCAGGTCGGCGGAGACCGCGCCGACCACCGACATGTTGCGCAGCCGCACCGGCCGGTCGGCGACCGCCGCGATGCCCTCGGCGAGCAGCACCCCGGGGGTCAGCGGCCCCTCGGTCAGCGCGAACCCTGCCGCGGTGGAGTCGCCGAGCAGCGCGAAGGAGATCGGCGGCCCCTCGCCCTCGCCGTAGACCCGGCGCACCCGCGGCCGCTGCCACTCGGTGAAGCCGACCGCCCGGTGCGCCAGCTTGGCCTGCAGGTACAGCAGCGCCACCGTGCCGGCCCCGAGCAGGGTCAGACCGCCGCCCCCGAAGGCCGCGGCGGTCGCGATCCTCCGCCCCCTCGCCGCCAGCAGCATCTCCCGCCTCCCGCCCGTACCGCGATCACCATGCCGATGGGGCGCGGTGCCGCGCCCCACTAGGAGGGTGCCCCCTGCGCGCCCGCGGTACGCCCCGCGTGGCCGCCACCGGACGGTAATGTCGGCTCCGACAGGGGAGAACGGCCGCAACCAGGGCCGATCCTCGGACAATGGCGTCGGAAGGAAGAACCCTCATGCGGGTGCACGAGTCTTTGATCGACCTCGTCGGAGACACCCCGCTGCTGCGGCTGAACAAGGTGACCGAAGGGCTGGCGCCGACCGTGCTGGCCAAGGTCGAGTACTTCAACCCCGGCGGGTCGGTGAAGGACCGGATCGCGCTGCGCATGGTCGAGCAGGCGGAGAAGGACGGCCTCATCGGACCCGGCGGGACCATCGTCGAGCCCACCTCCGGCAACACCGGCGTGGGCCTGGCCATCGTCGCCGCCCAGCGCGGCTACCGCTGCGTGTTCGTCTGCCCGGACAAGGTCGGCGCGGACAAGCTCGCGGTGCTGCGCGCCTACGGCGCCGAAGTGGTGGTCTGCCCGACCACCGTGGCGCCCGACCACCCGGAGTCCTACTACTCGGTCTCCGACCGCCTCGCGCAGACCATCCCCGGTGCGTGGAAGCCGAACCAGTACACCAACCAGAACAACCCGGAGTCGCACTACCGCTCCACCGGCCCGGAGATCTGGGAGCAGACCGAGGGCCGGATCACCCACTTCGTCGCCGGCATCGGCACCGGCGGCACCATCACCGGGACCGGCCGCTACCTCAAGGAGGTCTCCGGCGGCCGGGTCAAGGTGATCGGCGCCGACCCGGAGGGCTCGGTCTACTCCGGCGGCAGCGGCCGCCCCTACCTGGTCGAGGGGGTCGGCGAGGACATCTGGCCGGAGACCTACGACCAGTCCGTCTGCGACGAGGTCGTCGCGGTCAGCGACAAGGACTCCTTCCTGATGACCCGCCGGCTGGCCAAGGAGGAGACGCTGCTGGTCGGCGGCTCCTGCGGGCTGGCCGTCGAGGCGGCGCTGCGGGTGGCCGCCACCGCCTCCCCCGAGGACGTCATCGTGGTGCTGCTGCCCGACGGCGGCCGCGGCTACCTCGGAAAGATCTTCAACGACGAGTGGATGGCCGACTACGGCTTCCTCAGCGCCGAGACCGAGGAGCCCACCGCCGCCGACGTGCTCGGCGGCAAGGCCGGCGACCTGCCCGAGTTCGTGCACGTCCACCCGCACGAGACGGTGGGCACCGCGGTGGAGATCATGCGCGAGTACGGGGTCAGCCAGCTCCCGGTGATGAAGGAGGAGCCGCCGGTGATGGCGGCCGAGGTGGTCGGCTCCATCGCCGAGCGCGACGTGCTGGACGCGCTGTTCACCTCCCGGGTCCGCCTGGAGGACACCATCTCGGAGCACATGAGCCCGCCGCTGCCGGTGGTCGGCGGCGGCGAGCCGGTCAGCGAGTGCGTCCGGCTGCTGCAGAACGCCGGCGCGGTGGTGGTGCTCCGCGACGGCAAGCCCGCGGGCGTCCTCACCCGCCAGGACGTCCTGGCCCACCTGGCCGGCTAGGAGGCGCGGGGCGGCCGGAGCGGCCGAGCTCCGGGGGCGGGGCCCCGATCCGGCGGCCCCGCCCGCGCCGCTCCGCCTGTCCGCGCTGCTCCGCCCGCCCGCAGTGCAGCCCGCCCCACCTGCGGTGCAGCCCGTTCTGCGATGCCGCGCACTTCGTTGCGCCCGCAGGTGCCGCTTTCCCGGTCCTGACCGCACGCCCGGTACGGGGCAGCGAGGCCGCGGGCCGGGCAGAGGCGTCGAGCCGGGGCTCGGCGCCGCCGCGACCGGCTGCGGGAGGCCGATGGGGCGGGCGGTGTTCCGCCCCCCGGTGACGTCGAGTCCCGTGTCGTCGTCTTCGCCCGGCCCACCGGAGGTGACCGCGTCGCCGGAGGCGGGAAGGGCCGGGGAAAGACGACAGCGCGGGCCCGATGCAGGCGGGCTTCATCGCGAGGCGGTGCTGCCGCGGGTCGGCTGCACCGAGGGCGGGCGCGGGGCCGAGGTCCGGCGCGGGCGGGGGCCGGAGGGGAGGGGCCCGGAAAGAACCGGGGGCGCTTCGCCGGGGCCGCCCGCCGCCGGTTACAGTGCACCTCGTCATTACCGGTCGGTAGATATGGGGCTCCGGGTGTCACGGCTGTTCTCCTGGATGATGCGGGCGGCGTGGTCCTGGGCGCGCCGCAGCGCCGAGATCCGTCACGGGTCGCGGGCGGCCCGCCGCTTCGCCGGCTACGGCCCCGGCACCTCGATCGCCTTCCCCACCGCGACGGTCTTCGGCGAGCCGTGGATCGAACTGGGCTCGCACACCCTGATCGGCGCGGACATCACCCTGGCCGCGGGCATGCTGCCCGGCCTCGACCTGGGCCCGCGGCCGCTGATCCGGATCGGCGACGGGTGCACCATCGGGCGCGGGTCGCACATCGTCGCGCACTGCTCGATCGAGATCGGCGACCACGTGTTCACCGGCCCCTACGTCTACATCACCGACCAGAACCACGTGTACAGCGACACCGAGGTGCCGGTGGGGCGGCAGTGGCCGGTGGACGACCCGGTGCGGATCGGCTCCGGCACCTGGCTCGGCGCCAACGCGGTGGTGCTGCCCGGGGCGCGGCTGGGCCGCAACTGCGTGGTGGCCGCCGGCACCGTGGTCCGCCCCGGCGCCTACCCCGACCACAGCGTGATCGCCGGCGTGCCCGGCCGGATCGTCCGCCGGCACGACGCGGAAGCGGGCTGGATCCCCCCGCTGCGCCCGCCGGGCGACCGCCCCGACGGCCCGCACCCGTCCCGTCCGGGCGGCGCCTGCCCCGGCGGCCCGGCCGCCTCTCAGCCCTGACCCGGCCCGCGGTGAAACCCGTGCTCATCACAGGGAAGGACGGGGCGCGGGAGGCGGCCGACGATCTAGTGTGGTGCCATGACGTTCGACGGGTTTGAGACGCTGGCGATCCACGCCGGCCAGGAGGCCGACGCCGAGACGGGTGCGGTGGTCGTCCCCATCTACCAGACCAGCACCTACGCCCAGGACGGCGTGGGCGGGCTGCGCGGCGGCTACGAGTACTCGCGTACCGCCAACCCCACCCGGACCGCGCTGGAGGAGTGCCTGGCCGCGCTCGAATCGGGCGCCCGCGGGCTGGCGTTCGCCTCCGGCATGGCGGCCGAGGACACCCTGCTGCGCACCATCGCCGGCCCCGGGGGCCACGTGATCATCCCCGGCGACGCCTACGGGGGCACCTTCCGGCTCTTCTCCAAGGTGCTGGAGCGCTGGGGCCTGGAGTGGGACGCGGTGGACCAGACCGACCCGGCCGCGGTGCGCCGCGCGATGCGCCCGTCCACGGTCGCGGTGTGGACCGAATCGCCGACCAACCCGCTGCTCAACATCACCGACATCGAGACGATGGCGGAGATCGCGCACGACGGCGGGGCGCTGCTGGTGGTGGACAACACCTTCGCCTCGCCCTACCTGCAGCGGCCGCTGCTGCTCGGCGCGGACGTGGTGGTGCACTCCACCACCAAGTACATGGGCGGCCACTCCGACGTGGTCGGCGGCGCCCTGGTGGCGGCCGACCCGGAGCTGGGCGAGCGGATCGCCTTCCACCAGAACACCATGGGCGCGGTCGCCGGGCCGTTCGACGCCTGGCTGACCCTGCGCGGCGCCAAGACGCTCGGCGTCCGGATGGACCGGCACTGCGCCAACGCGGAGAAGGTCGTCGAGGCGCTCTCCGGCCACCCGGCGGTGCGCGAGGTGCTCTACCCGGGCCTGCCGGAGCACCCCGGGCACAAGGTCGCCGAGCGGCAAATGCGCGCGTTCGGCGGCATGGTGTCGTTCCGGCTGCGCGACGGCGAGGAGGCCGCGCTGCGGGTCTGCGACCGGGCGCGGCTGTTCACCCTGGGCGAGTCGCTGGGCGGCGTGGAGTCGCTGATCGAGCACCCCGCCCGGATGACGCACGCCTCCACCGCCGGCTCGCCGCTGGAGGTCCCGGCCGACCTGGTCCGGCTCTCGGTGGGCATCGAGTCCGCCGACGACCTGGTCGCCGACCTGCTGGCCGCGCTGGACTGATCCGGTCCGCCGGATTTCGCCGGATTCCGGCCGGGCCGCTCGGGAGATCCCGGGCGGCCCTCATCGCGTTCGTTCATCGGCCGGTCCGGACCGCGGTCCGGACCGGCCGATGAACGAACGCGCAGCCGGCGGGGTGCCGGAAAAGCGCGGTTCGAATCCGTTCCGGGCACCCCGCGGCCGCGGTCGAAAAAGAGGGTGGAAAAGGGGTGGACGGGGCCGGTGTCCGTTTTTGCGGGCGCCCGGATCTCGTCGCCGTGGTCATTCTCGGCCGGGTGTTCGGAGCCCCCGCCCGGCCGGCCCGGAATGCTCCGGGCGGCGGGGCGGAGAGGCGCGGGGGCGCGGAGACCCCGCGCACCGGGGCGGAGCGGCCCCGGGGTCAGATCAGCGTCCGCTCCCGGCCCGGGGCCGAGCCGTTCTCGTCGCCGTCGGTCTCCCCGCCGGCCTCCTGGCGGGGGAGGGGGATCGCGACCTGGTCGGGGAAGCGGACACCGGACAGGGCGCGTCCGGCGCCGGAGAACGAGCGGTGCGCGGTTCCGGAGCGGAGTGCGCGGTAGTGGCCGCGGTCGTTGCGCTTGATGCCGATGGAGGCGGCGATCAGCAGGCCGAGGAAGGCGCTGAAGAACAGCACGAGCACCACGGTGATGATCCCGATGAACAGGGGCATTTTCTTCCTCCTCTCGTTTCGTTCCGTGCGGGAGGTCTTGGGGCCCGCGCGGTCCCGGGGCGGCCCCGGGGGAGAGGAAATGAACCCGTGTGCGCTGAAGATCTCTAGGGCGTCCTGTTCTCCTGTTCAGCTTGATCGGATTCATTCCTATAATTCTTACCATCGGCCCTTGTTCGCGTCCCGTCAAGGCCGGTGAGTAGAATCATTGGTACGAATAGGCGACGGGGAGCGGACTATGGAGCCACGGCACCTGGAGATCGCCCACGACCTCATGGAGGACATCGACGAGGGGCGCTATCCTCCCGGGGCCGCGCTTCCCACCGAGGACAAGCTCATGGGGCGGTACGGCACCTCGCGCAACACCGTCCGCCGGGCGCTCCAGGAACTCACCAGCCGCGGCCGGATCGACGTCAAGCAGGGCAGCGGCAGCACCGTCCGCAGCTACGCCCCCGTCACCCACCTGGCCGGCGGCTCCGCGGACGGCGAGGACGACGAGCACTACGCCTCCTACGTCGAGCGGGTGGAGGCCGAGCGCGACGCCGAACCGCACCAGCGGCTCCGGGTGATGGTGGAGGCCGCCGGCGACGCCGTCGCCGAACTGCTCGGCCTCGGCGCGGGCGACGACCGGTCCGTGGTGATCCGCCGCTGCGACCGCTACCTCAACGGCCGGCTGTGGCAGCGGCAGATGGCCTACTACCCGCGCTTCCTCACCCTGGAGAACCCCAAGGGGGCCGAGCTGGTCGGACCGGAGGACATCCAGGGCGGCGTGCGGGCCCTGCTGGAGGAGATGGGCTACCCGCAGACCGGGTCCTGGGACGTGATCGGCGCCCGGATGCCCTCGCTCAAGGAGTCGACCCTGTTCTCGGTCGGCCCGGGGGTCCCGCTGATGGTGCACGACCGGCTGGCCTACTCGGGCGACCGGCCGCTCCGGCTGATCCGGACCCTGATGCCGGCCGACCGGCACCAGCTCCTCTACCGCGAGGGCGAGCTGAGCCCCGAGGCGCTGCGCACCGGCATGGGGGTCAACGTGCACGACCGCTGAGCGGGCGCGCGGTCAGCCGCGGGCGTCCACCCGGGGCAGCGGGTCCTCGCGGAACCCCAGACCGACGATGCGGCGGCCCGAACGGGACAGCGCACCGCTCTCCTCGTCGTCGCGAAGAGAGCGGTAGCCCCCCTTGCGGTCGCGCTGCCGGATGCCGAAGGAGACCGCCAGCAGGAACCCGGCGGCGAGGCCGGTCAGCACCAGCCCGGCAATGACCAGAAGGATCGCCATCACGTCCTCCCTCCTCGTTCTCGGTCCTCCAGGGGGCGGAGCGCCGCTTTCCGGTCCGAAGCACCGGAGGAACACGGCCTTTCGACCCACCCAGGGGGACGGTTGAGTCATTATGCTTTGTAGGACCTGTTGGTACAGGTTCTATACCCAGCGAGGAAGCGAGCATGCGCGAAGAGAGCAGATACCGCCAGATCGCCCGCACCCTGCGCCGAGAGATCGAGGGCGGCGAGCTTCCCCCGGGCGCGCGCGTCTCCTCGGAGAAGGAGCTGGAGGAGCGGTTCCAGGCGTCCCGCAACACCGTCCGGCTGGCCCTGGGCATGCTGCGCAACCAGGGCCTGGTCGCCAGCCACCCGGGCAAGGGCCACTTCGTCCAGCGGGTCCTGCCGATCACCTACTACGCCAACCGGCCCTCCGGCGGCTCCGGGTCGGGCATCGAGTTCTCCGCCTTCACCGCCGGCTCCAAGGTCTCCGAGCTGCTCATCGAGAGCGCCACCGCGGAGATCGCCAGCAGGCTGCGCATCCCCGAGGGGGAGCGGGTGGTGGTCCGCCGCACCTCCGGCTACGTGGAGGACCGCTGCACCATGCGGCGCACCTCCTACTACCCGATGGACATCGCCCAGGGCAGCCCGATCATGCACCCGGCGCCGCTGCCGGACGGCGCCGCCGCGGTCCTGGCCGAACTCGGCCACCCCCAGGTCGGCAACGTCGACGAGCTGCAGACCCGGATGCCCGCCCCGGAGGAGGCCGAGGACCTCCGCCTCCCGCAGGGCGTCCCGGTGCTGGAGCTGTACCGGACCGGCTACTCCGAGTCCCGGCCGATCGTGCTCGAATGGGTAGTGTTCGCCGGGAACGGCACCCGGTTCCAGTACGAGATCGGCGATCTCGGCGCCTACCGCAGGGACTGACCCCGCCGCGCCGGGGCGCCCGCTCGCGGAGCGGGAGGACGGAGACCATGACCGCCTCGAAGAAGCACGACGTCGCCGACCGGCTGCGCGCCGCCCTGGACCGCGGCGAGTACGCCCCGGGCGACCGGCTGCCGCGCAGCGCCGAACTGGCCGCGCGCTTCGGCGTCTCCGCGGCGACCGTCCGTTCGGCCCTGCACATCCTCCAGGACGAGGGCCGGGTGAGCGTCCACCCCGGGCGCGGTGCCTTCGTCCGCGGCTACCGCCCCACCCTGCACCTGGCCACCGACGTGCAGGGCGCCCGCGACTCCGAGCGGTTCGAGGCCGGGTACGCGGCCCTGCTCCGGGAACTCGGCCACCCCTCGGTCACCGAGGAGATCAAGGTCGGCATCGAGGAGATGCGCCCCAAGACCGCCAAGCGCCTCGGCGGGCCCGAGCCGTCCGGCGGCACCGGGGCGCTGGCCGTGGTCCGCTCCTGCGACCGCTTCGTCGACGGGGTGCTCTGGGAGTCCCAGACCAGCCACCTGCCCTACGCCATCGCCGGCGACACCGAGCTGATGGCCCCCGAGCGGATCTCCCGCGGCGTCGACCAGGTCCTCGCCGAACTCGGCCACCCCCGCGACTGGGCCTGGGACGCGGTCGGCGCCCGCATGCCCACCCCCGCCGAGGCCGAACGCTTCGGCCTCGGCCCCGGCGTCGCCCTCCTGGTCCAGGAGCGGACCGTCTACTCCGCCCGGACCGCGGTCCGCTTCACCGAGACCGTCATGCCGGCCGACCGCCACCAGCTCGTCTACGCCGACCCCACCGCCCCGAGCGAACTGCTGCTGCTCGCCGCCGACGTCAGCATCTTCGAGACCTGACCGGGGCCGGCCCCGGAACGTCGAGATCAAAGTCGGCGCCGCCCCGAAGAGTAGGCGTGCAGCACCGCGCGGCCCGGACCGGCGGGGTCGGCGGGGACGATCCGGCCGCCGCGCGCCCGGACCTCCGCGGCGAAGGCGCCGGGGTCGGCGCCGCCCGGGACGACCAGGGTCAGCGCCGCACCGCGGTCCCGGATTCGGTCCAGCTCGGCGGCGGTCGCCGCGGCGGTCTCCGCCGCCGGCGGCCAGGAGAACGCCGCCGTCCCGTCCCGGCGCAGGTGCGCGGTGGGCTCCCCGTCGGTCACCGCCACCACGATCGGCGCCGCCCCCGGCCGCCGGTCCAGGTGCGCCCCGGCGAGCCGGAGCGCGTGCTGCACGTTGCTGCCCTGCACCCGGCGGCGGAGCGGTTCGACCAGCTCGCGGGGGCGCAGCACGCGCGCGTACTCGTCGAACCCGATGACGGTCACCGCGTCCTCCGGGTAGCGGCTCTCCGCCAGCGCGCACAGCGCCAGCGCCGCCTCCCGGGCCGGGCCGAGCAGCCCGCCGCGGACCATCGAGTAGGACAGGTCCACCAGCAGGCACACCGCCGCGGACGCCCGGAAGTCGGTCTCCGCAGCGCGCAGGTCCTGCGGGGCCAGCGCTACCCGGGCCGGCGCGCCGGTCGGCGCCGAGCCGCCGGGCGCCGCGGCCCCGGGGAGGCGTCCGCGCTCCGCCGCGGTGCGCAGCACCGCCGCGCGGACCGTCGCCGCGGCGTCGATCGGCGCGGCGCAGCCCGGCTCCCACGGCAGCACGCCGCCGGCCGGGTCGCCCGGGTCGCCGGAGGAGGCGCCGGGGTGCCCGCCCCGGCGGGTGCGGCGCCGCGGTCCGGGCGCCAGATCGCGCAGGGCGGCCTCGCCCAGGAGGCGGACGGCCCGCGGGGTCAGCCGCGGCCGGGTCCGGGTGCCGGCGAGGTGGCCGCGGTCGCGCAGGATCCGCTCCAGCCCGGCCAGCCGGTCCAGGTCCTCGGCGGCCTCCGAGCCGAGCAGCCGCGCCACCGCGGCGCGGTCAACGTCGGCCACCGCCCCCGGCCGGGCCCCGCGCTCCCCGGCCCGCTCCAGCGCCTCCTCCAGGGCGGCGAGGTCGGCCAGCTCGTCCAGTACCGCCGCCGCCTCGTCCGGTCCCGGGCCGGCCGGCCCGTCCACCGGCAGCGGACCCTCCGCACCGGCCCAGTCCAGGTCCGGGCGGTGCGCCAGCAGCGCGTCGGCCAGCCGGTCCAGGGCCGGGCCCAGCCCGCCGCGGGCCGCGACGCGGTCCAGCAGGGCGGCGAGCTCGGCCCGCCGCTCGGCGGTGAGCCCCGCGGCCAGCCGCCGAGCGGCCGCGGCCCGCCGGGCCAGCAGGTCCACCACGGCGTCCAGGTCGTCCAGCCCGTCCGGGAAGAAGTCGCCGAACTCGACGAGGAACGCCGCGACGTCGGCCTCCTCGCCCCGGGCGGCGGCCTCCAGCAGCGCGGCCAGCGCGTGCGCCATCCGCGCCGTCCGGCCCGGGTCGCCCGCCGCCCCCGGAACCCCGCCCAGCCGGGCCGCGATCAGCTCGTCCCGCACCTCGTCGAGCAGCCCCCGGACCATCCGCTCGGCTTCGGCCGACCGCCACCGGTAGGGCTCTTCGGCCAGCTCGTGCAGGGCCGCGGCGGCGTCCCGGGGCAGCGAGGCCAGCCGGATCTCGCGCAGCCGCGCCTCGTCGGAGGGGTCGGCGGCCAGCGCCTCCCGCTCGGCGGCCAGGGCCCGGTCCAGCACGGCGCGCGCCCGGCGGAGCACCCGGTCCGGCCGCCCCCGGGCGGCGGCCTCCGCGCGCAGCCCGCGCACCCGCTCGACCAGGGCGTCCAGCCCGGTGATCCCTTGCACGCCCCGCCGGAGCAGGGTGCGCAGCGCGTCGGCGGCCGACGCCCCGCCGAGCACCTCCCGGCCGAGTTCGCGCAGCGCCGCATTGGCGTCGAACGGCGGGGCCAGCGGGTCGGGCCCGGACCGGCCGCGGGTGTAGCGGAAGCGCTCCATCACACGAAGCTCCCGAGGGGTGAGGGGCGGGGTGCTGCCTTCCGTCCCCGAGTCTGCCCGAGAAGGGCCGCCCGCGGGGCGGGGCGGCCGCCCCGCCCCGCATTCCAATGCCCTACCAGGCGACCTTCGCCGACCCGGCCTCGGTGTCGGTGCTGTTGCTCGGGTGGTCATAGGCGGGGAAGGTCGTGGTGAGGCCGATGTGGTTGTAGCCGCTGAACAGGGCCAGGGTGGCTCCCGCGCGGTTCCAGACCGAGCGGACGTTGTCGTCCAGGCCCTGCTGCCTCAAGTCGGGGGATCCGTATTTGAAGATCCCGATGGTCCCCTGCCCGTCGGGCTGGGAGAAGAGGCAGGCGTAGCCGTGCGGGCAGCGGTCCCACCCGGTGGCGGCCTGCGCTGGAGCGGCCACGGCGGTCCCGGTGAACAGCATGGCCCCCGCCGTCGTGGCCGAGATCAGACCCTTTTTCAGAACGGTCATCATGGATTGCGCCCGTGAGCCGGTTCTTCGGCGCTCGCCGGTATCCCCGCGGAACGCCTCCGCAACCTGGGCCGGAATCCCGCCGGTGCGACCTTGATCACCCCCCTGATCGGGCCCGCGCCGCCGAGCAGCGGCGACTCCGGCCGCGGTCCTCGCGCCCCGCCCGGATCATGGCCGCTTCAGGACAGCCTCCGGAGAACGAATGTTCTCCACAGCGGATCGGGAGCGCGGAGGGCGCTCCCAGCGGCACGGGCCCGCCAGGCGCCCGCTCGCTCCCTCCGCATGGTTCCCGACCTGGCAGAGCGGCGGCGGAAGAGGAAAGGACGAGGTAGGCGTCCCGGTCGGGTGCGGCGTCTCGGGGTGTGGGGGTTCAGACGGGCGGCGACGGCAGAGGAAGGGTCGTGGTCGGGCGCTCTACCCGGGTGCGGCGCCTCGCGGGGTGGGGGTTCAAACCGGCAGCAACAGCAGAGGAAGGGCGGTGGTCGGGCGCCCTGCCCGGGTGCGGCGCCTCGCGGGGTGGGGGTTCAAACCGGCAGCAACAGCAGAGGAAGGGCGGTGGTCGGGCGCCCTATCCGGGTGCGGCGCCTCGCGGGGTGGGGGTTCAAACGGGCGGCGACGGCAGAGGAAGGGCGGTGGTCGGGCGCCCTATCCGGGTGCGGCGTCTCGCGGGGTGGGGGTTCAGACGGGCGGCGACGGCAGGAGCGGGGCCGGGGCGGTGTTCACCGCTCGGGCCTGCGCTCCCAACAGGAGGGAGGTGTCCTGTATGTCGGGTTCAGTGGTGGCCGGGGTCGGGTCCGGGTGGCCTGCGCACCTCGGCGTAGACCCCGATGACGTCTACCAGCACGTAACCTCCCTCTCCGGTGCCCGAACCCCCTCTTCGGTCACTCGGAGTAGCGAAGCAGGGCCCTTCCTGAGGGGGGAATGCGACATTTCGCCTCTCCGGCGCCCCTCCCCGCTTTCCGGATCCCCTTCTTTCCGCCTTCCGGACGGTCAAGACCCCGATCAGCGCCCCGATCACACCCATCGGAGCCCTGGGCGGCCCGATCCGCCCCGGGATGCGCGCCCCCACGTCATGGAGGTGCCGCCGCGGTGTGCAGGGCGCCCCCACCGCTTTCACTCTCCGTGTTTGCCCAGGTCAACGGGGTTCGGTCGGTTCCGCCAGCCGGTCCCCGGCGCCCGGGCGACGCCGACGCGCCCCGCCCCGTTCTCCCCGCACCCCCACCCCGGCGCACACGATCGCCACCCCGGCCCCGCTCCCGCCGTTGCTGCCTGTTTGAACCCCCACCCCGTGAGGCGCCGCGGTCGGCTGGGGCGCCCGGCTACCGCTCTTGCTCTGCCGTTGCTGCCTGTTTGAACCTCGACCCCGCGAGACGCCGCGCTCAAGTGAGGCGTCCGGTCGGGAGGCTGTCGAGGTCGAGGGTGCTCGCCGGATCTGCTCTGCCCTGGTCGCCGCTCCCCGCTCCCTGCTCCCCGGTCGCCGCTCCCCGCTCCCCGGTCGCCGCTCCCCGCTCCCCGGTCGCCGCAGTGCGGGGCCGACCGCGTACCCGACGGTCTCTGGGGCAGGCGGAGAGAGAGCAGGCCAGGGCCTGGCGCCGAGGGCGCCCCCTTTCCTCTCTTCCTCTTCTCCTCTTCGCCCCCGGTCAGGTGCGGTAGGCCGAGCGGTCCCGCGCCGGGCCCGCGGTCTCCTTGGAGAGCCGGCGGGTCAGGTAGAGCCCTTCCAGGGCCAGGTCGGCGGCGGCCGCCGCCAGGCCCTCGGCGCGGTCCGCCCCCTCGGCGGGCGCGCCCTCACCGGCGAGCGGCTCCCGCCCGGCGTCGGCCAGGGCGGCCAGCGACGCCGGATCGGGCACCGGCCCGAGCGAGCCGAGCAGCTCGCCGGCCGGGACCCCCTCGCCGGAGACGGCCTCGCCCCCGGCGGCGAACACCCCGGTCAGCGGCTCCAGGGCGGACTCCGGAAGCCGGTCGCGGAACACCTCGGCCGTGGCGCGGCGCAGCAGGTGCCCCAGGACCTCGACCTCCTGCCCCTCCTCGCCGGGCGCGAACTCCACCTTCCCGCGCAGCACCGGCACCGCCGCCGGCAGGTCGCTGACCCGGGCCGTCGGGCACTTCTCCCCGGTCAGGGCGGCGCGCCGCTCCGCCGAGGCGGCCGCGGTGCGCACCGCCGCGATGGCGAACCGGGCGGACACCCCGGACCGGGCCTCCACCGCGGGCGAGGCGCGCACCATCCGGGTGAACCGGGCGACGACCTCCACCACGTGCGCGGGCACCAGCGCCCCGCCCGGGTCCGCGGCCTCCTGCCGGACCAGCGCGACCTCGTCCTCCAGCGCCTCCGGGTAGTGCGTGCGCACCTCGGCGCCGAACCGGTCCTTGAGCGGGGTGATGATCCGCCCCCGGTCGGTGTAGTCCTCGGGGTTGGCGCTGGCCAGCACGGTGACGTCGACCGGCAGCCGCAGCACGTGCCCGCGCACCTGCAGCTCCCGCTCCTCCAGCACTCCGAGCAGCGCGACCTGCACCCGGGCGGCGAGGTCCGGCAGCTCGTTGAGGGCCAGCACGCCCCGGTTGGCCCGCGGGACCAGCCCGTAGTGCACGACCTCGGGGTCGTCCAGGGAGCGCCCCTCGGCCAGCCGTGCCGGGTCGATGTCGCCGATCAGGTCGGCCACCCCGGTGTCGGGCGTCGCGGTCTTCTCCCGG from Nocardiopsis composta encodes:
- a CDS encoding GntR family transcriptional regulator is translated as MTASKKHDVADRLRAALDRGEYAPGDRLPRSAELAARFGVSAATVRSALHILQDEGRVSVHPGRGAFVRGYRPTLHLATDVQGARDSERFEAGYAALLRELGHPSVTEEIKVGIEEMRPKTAKRLGGPEPSGGTGALAVVRSCDRFVDGVLWESQTSHLPYAIAGDTELMAPERISRGVDQVLAELGHPRDWAWDAVGARMPTPAEAERFGLGPGVALLVQERTVYSARTAVRFTETVMPADRHQLVYADPTAPSELLLLAADVSIFET
- a CDS encoding VWA domain-containing protein; amino-acid sequence: MERFRYTRGRSGPDPLAPPFDANAALRELGREVLGGASAADALRTLLRRGVQGITGLDALVERVRGLRAEAAARGRPDRVLRRARAVLDRALAAEREALAADPSDEARLREIRLASLPRDAAAALHELAEEPYRWRSAEAERMVRGLLDEVRDELIAARLGGVPGAAGDPGRTARMAHALAALLEAAARGEEADVAAFLVEFGDFFPDGLDDLDAVVDLLARRAAAARRLAAGLTAERRAELAALLDRVAARGGLGPALDRLADALLAHRPDLDWAGAEGPLPVDGPAGPGPDEAAAVLDELADLAALEEALERAGERGARPGAVADVDRAAVARLLGSEAAEDLDRLAGLERILRDRGHLAGTRTRPRLTPRAVRLLGEAALRDLAPGPRRRTRRGGHPGASSGDPGDPAGGVLPWEPGCAAPIDAAATVRAAVLRTAAERGRLPGAAAPGGSAPTGAPARVALAPQDLRAAETDFRASAAVCLLVDLSYSMVRGGLLGPAREAALALCALAESRYPEDAVTVIGFDEYARVLRPRELVEPLRRRVQGSNVQHALRLAGAHLDRRPGAAPIVVAVTDGEPTAHLRRDGTAAFSWPPAAETAAATAAELDRIRDRGAALTLVVPGGADPGAFAAEVRARGGRIVPADPAGPGRAVLHAYSSGRRRL
- a CDS encoding peptidase inhibitor family I36 protein is translated as MTVLKKGLISATTAGAMLFTGTAVAAPAQAATGWDRCPHGYACLFSQPDGQGTIGIFKYGSPDLRQQGLDDNVRSVWNRAGATLALFSGYNHIGLTTTFPAYDHPSNSTDTEAGSAKVAW
- a CDS encoding sigma 54-interacting transcriptional regulator, with the translated sequence MHTSPPPSARVGHRPPDGLPRTVEELRAAGHRWRSVKDEVRENLLERLRSGRERFPGMVGFDATVLPQVERALLARQDAVLLGERGQGKSRLIRAVGALLDEWTPVVEGCPINDHPYAPRCPRCRRLAAAGEPLPVGWLHRDERYREKTATPDTGVADLIGDIDPARLAEGRSLDDPEVVHYGLVPRANRGVLALNELPDLAARVQVALLGVLEERELQVRGHVLRLPVDVTVLASANPEDYTDRGRIITPLKDRFGAEVRTHYPEALEDEVALVRQEAADPGGALVPAHVVEVVARFTRMVRASPAVEARSGVSARFAIAAVRTAAASAERRAALTGEKCPTARVSDLPAAVPVLRGKVEFAPGEEGQEVEVLGHLLRRATAEVFRDRLPESALEPLTGVFAAGGEAVSGEGVPAGELLGSLGPVPDPASLAALADAGREPLAGEGAPAEGADRAEGLAAAAADLALEGLYLTRRLSKETAGPARDRSAYRT